In Gigantopelta aegis isolate Gae_Host chromosome 6, Gae_host_genome, whole genome shotgun sequence, the following are encoded in one genomic region:
- the LOC121375795 gene encoding pirin-like isoform X2 — protein MSRSVMKIVLSVEQTEGVGARVRRSVGRQELTNLDPFLLLDEFKVKSPAGFPDHPHRGFETVTYMMRGAMSHEDFCGHKGVIGAGDLQWMTAGRGIVHCEVPKGNEECYGLQLWVNLSAKNKMVTPTYQELLDKDIPKVTKDGVTAKVIAGESYGIKSPIYTRTPTMYLDVKLEPGATLNQAVPSGWTAFVYVITGTAMFGPPDNPIEGKAHHTLVLSSEEENLQAKNQSSEMCQFVLVGGKPLNEPVIQKGPFVMNSEEEITAAFQDYKSGKNGFENAKTWSSDYVKSKS, from the exons CTGACAAACCTTGATCCTTTTCTTCTACTGGACGAGTTCAAGGTGAAATCACCCGCAGGATTTCCAGATCATCCACACAGAGGCTTTGAAACG GTAACCTACATGATGCGTGGCGCCATGTCTCACGAAGATTTCTGTGGACACAAAGGTGTCATTGGTGCTGGCGACCTACAG TGGATGACGGCTGGGCGGGGCATTGTTCACTGTGAAGTGCCGAAAGGTAACGAAGAGTGTTACGGACTACAGTTGTGGGTCAACCTTTCtgccaaaaacaaaatggtgacGCCAACATATCAAGAATTGTTGGACAAGGATATACCTAAAGTCACAAAAGATGGAGTCACTGCAAAAGTTATAGCCGGAGAATCATATGGAATCAAG TCGCCTATTTATACACGAACACCGACAATGTATCTGGACGTTAAGCTGGAGCCAGGAGCCACTCTAAATCAAGCAGTTCCATCTGGATGGACAGCATTTGTTTACGTCATCACCGGAACCGCAATGTTTG GACCTCCAGACAACCCGATTGAAGGAAAAGCTCACCACACTTTGGTACTGAGTTCAGAAGAAGAAAACCTGCAGGCAAAAAACCAG AGTTCAGAAATGTGTCAGTTTGTGTTGGTTGGAGGAAAGCCACTAAATGAGCCAGTAATCCAAAAAG GTCCGTTTGTGATGAACAGCGAGGAGGAGATCACAGCAGCTTTCCAAGACTATAAATCTGGAAAGAATGGATTCGAAAATGCTAAAACGTGGTCGTCCGATTATGTCAAAAGTAAATCATAA